One part of the Vanessa cardui chromosome 2, ilVanCard2.1, whole genome shotgun sequence genome encodes these proteins:
- the LOC124541143 gene encoding uncharacterized protein LOC124541143, which yields MWQPVLLIIISVMVSIKTAPANIYTRGPQYAVSTEPEHPKQPIIEIRNATYHGSGPREEARAMCSVKTQEINATANATITRRLHGVVTSRELHSSIQRLELIIHGQMQQLWQSLDALRSQIAGSPRVSYPDRRSVTFRYRPNFV from the exons atgtggCAACctgtgttattaataataatttctgtgATGGTTTCTATTAAAACTGCACCCGCAAATATCTata cTCGCGGACCTCAATATGCAGTTAGTACAGAGCCTGAACATCCTAAGCAGCCTATCATAGAAATTCGTAACGCAACTTATCACGGCAGTGGACCGCGGGAAGAAGCACGAGCGATGTGTTCCGTCAAGACGCAGGAGATCAACGCAACGGCGAATGCGACTATTACGAGACGTTTACACGGAGTTGTCACATCAA GAGAACTTCACAGTTCTATTCAGCGCCTGGAGTTGATAATTCACGGACAGATGCAGCAACTGTGGCAGAGTTTAGACGCCTTGCGATCTCAAATAGCCGGCAGCCCAAGAGTTTCATACCCCGATCGACGCAGTGTTACCTTTAGGTACCGACCGaactttgtttaa